The region TTATCTAGATTGACAAATTAGAAAGGGTGTTGatgctatatgagagatgtttgtttctatatgagagatgtttgttgctatatgagagatgtttgtacAAGTTGTAACTGTTAAAGTTGTTCAAGTTGTAATTtgatgttaaatttgtttgcttttcataggagaatgaagggcgggagGAAGAGGTCTCGATCTTCTACAGTCGATGATGCAGAGGATCGCCACGagcgcttgcatgcttctacGAGGCGCGGCGACCATCGAGCACCCAGTCAGGCGGTTGAGGATTCGGCCCCGTCTCCGTCTCCGTCTGCTACTCCGGCCGGGGCTCCGTCTCCGTGTCCGTCTGCTACAGCTCCGTCAGGTGGTCCATCTACTACAGCTCCGTCAGGTACTCCGGCTGAGCCTCAGCCTCATCCTACTCCGGTCTCTCCGATGGTTGAGTTACCTCTTGAGGAGACATCTGGCGAGCAGTCTTCTTCGGAGCCCAGTGGCGAGGAGTCTGCTTCTGAGACTGCTTCTGAGGccagtggtgaggaggaggagcctcttattctccaggaggagattgatgctgctgatgtTGTGCCAGAGGGCGGTGCGGATGACGACCTCATCCAGAGGGTGGCACCGTTTCCCGGGGGGCCTGAGGATCTGTCGCTTCTTGCGCATTATCCTGACCACAAGGCTCCTTGGACGTGGCAGGCACTTCTTCGCACAGACCCGCGGTACGTGGACCGTCGGACATTGAGGGTGGCCACTGTTGGGGGGAAGGTATGGAACCTCCCCTGTGATGGCGATTCAGAGGCCCACACAGCTGTGCGACAGCTGCTGCAGCAGACGGGTTTGTATCACCTGCCTTGGTGCGGGTTACCGGAGACAGACCCAGCTGTCGTACTGGCCCTTGttgagagatggcatgaggagacgagtagcttccacatgccgttcggggagatgactatcaccctggacgatGTGTCGGCTATTCTCCATCTTCCCAcagggtcgaggttctacactCCGGGCAGAGGGGAGCGAGACGAGGTTGCAGCGCTCTGCGCCCAGCtcctgggaggatctgttgctgCTTATCTGGCTGAGTTTGAGGCGGCGGGTGGCCAGAACATTCGGTTCATTACTTTGAAGACCATGTACACGTCTGCTATGGATGGTATGTCTTaataattactttattaagttgtatttatttttagagtattattaataactgttaacttaattcatttcattgtagggggacgctatgaggatgctgctaggatctggctggtgaaccagcttggtGCCACCCTCTTTGCCAGCAAGAGTGGTGGTTACCACACTACTGTCTACTGGATCGGGATGCTTGAGGACCTCGGTCGCGTGTCGGAGTACGCGTGGGGTGCGATTGCGCTGGCTTCGTTGTACGAACAGCTGAGTCGTGCTTCCCGCAGGAAGACAGCGCAGATCGGTGGGTTCACCTCCCTCGTGCTGTCATGGGCGTATGAGTACATATCCAGCAGCGTCATTATCAGGACGGAGGTCCCCGGCTAcacacaggaccagcctagggcgcagcggtggtccacgtctcggatcgcgcattccggactcgatgagagacgggtcatgctcgatgagcttacAGTGGATGATATCACATGGACCCCTTTTGAGGACCATCGAGATGTTCGACCGCGGGATCCCAGGGCCCTCTATTCCGGCTACATCCGGACACCTTACGGCCGGTCTGTGAGCCTACATCTACCAGAGCGGgttatgcgccagtttggcttcatacaggacatccctcgacacccctctgagatccagacgacggggtcccttgctgagaccgcagatgctgcctatgctgagtttgagccgcacctccgccctcaggggatacctgctacatatccgggagaggcggtggagggttacatgaggtggtatagcagagtgtcacatgtgttcatcatccctgaggataggagggaggagcttagtgccgtggtaagtttggattctaaacttgtatattatttttattcattcaattgtgatttttgttaatgaaattatttttgtatattatttttatgcagtctgccatacgtaggggtgtggagttgttggagcagtccCTGGAGGTGCCAGGTGCTTATGCTCCAGGTGCCAGGTGCTTATGCTCCAGGGACACAGCCCCGGATCCTAACCCAAGGCCAACCGTCCTGACCGGCGGA is a window of Lotus japonicus ecotype B-129 chromosome 5, LjGifu_v1.2 DNA encoding:
- the LOC130717479 gene encoding protein MAINTENANCE OF MERISTEMS-like codes for the protein MVELPLEETSGEQSSSEPSGEESASETASEASEGGADDDLIQRVAPFPGGPEDLSLLAHYPDHKAPWTWQALLRTDPRYVDRRTLRVATVGGKVWNLPCDGDSEAHTAVRQLLQQTGLYHLPWCGLPETDPAVVLALVERWHEETSSFHMPFGEMTITLDDVSAILHLPTGSRFYTPGRGERDEVAALCAQLLGGSVAAYLAEFEAAGGQNIRFITLKTMYTSAMDGGRYEDAARIWLVNQLGATLFASKSGGYHTTVYWIGMLEDLGRVSEYAWGAIALASLYEQLSRASRRKTAQIGGFTSLVLSWAYEYISSSVIIRTEVPGYTQDQPRAQRWSTSRIAHSGLDERRVMLDELTVDDITWTPFEDHRDVRPRDPRALYSGYIRTPYGRSVSLHLPERVMRQFGFIQDIPRHPSEIQTTGSLAETADAAYAEFEPHLRPQGIPATYPGEAVEGYMRWYSRVSHVFIIPEDRREELSAVSAIRRGVELLEQSLEVPGAYAPGARCLCSRDTAPDPNPRPTVLTGGMPH